A single region of the Plasmodium malariae genome assembly, chromosome: 7 genome encodes:
- the PmUG01_07016700 gene encoding mitochondrial carrier protein, putative: protein MNELSVNDAFDEIEMESFDFIWEEWEEYKGDIPMWQHIFCGSIAGLMEHVFMYPLDTLKTYIQTNDRLKSKKMSEMCNLYSCTGNNNHFSELCVHNNGISNNININAHIDKKKFCSSTGCDNCIYNKTCCYNICNMKIFGRFNKNNMRSMNTFQGLGGNKNLLSKFHYNLRAGEKDVAHVKNKQFRQNNYCNKILNKRLNSKCNDKYANCNYRHMSYALKGGRRYNLIVRSSLKSDDSPSAYNCKNRRVNSLMHNINKMEYNKLRRGSDKRKENLGNGNTNIAVKNAVVGSSSNGSSNNKDNNCNRNNCNLKEKKVWLFLDNKKENNFRKWKEVLSKSIYKKDKVKESSRRINYYKYSMKSKSMKILKRIPNFSIHLKLLLQKEDTNYLKHGYLTRMQKNKILLNSILHKNILIKNEKGNNTFLYIKRGNCLSSLVNSMKETLICSVKKCYHFSRFNKIIKVKDFSSNLSFKFFFQKFMCAGDANVQREMLRNYFKLPKGSDNNNNSKNSNGSNSITYNNSYGNSRSRYWNYYNFSRTNKKGNTFQNCYMNILNTLKNKKNYINTFAYSVQKMKSALLTNFRLEKNTSSLILSNEERMRNKCANYSTLFRNNNIFLNNLMYVTKSNNCKSLFDRNIHSSNKPNFYKNCSRNRISNEFNKNFKSFNFFKSIFPDINNRINITTRYNCSLIRNNVVNLYKGVNVVMLGCIPAHALYFSTFEYSKKYFSSMSTGYFPVNILNSNSNNRSSRSNKIDGINYKLNDLNYFGIAVSGFLATVAHDIIITPIDTLKQRIQLGINKNSLDSLKILRENGIRSLYLSLPITLLMNIPYQIIMICTNEKMKKIYFEYVCNMNGASKNNYENKYTSHKDSNSGKVKEEFNDLHNSQNKRQNINIINEYNELKRTEKCGNNTSNSNCNMEKVSGMNNKLMKFYIDQDLYSMNNFSKNRERKFLQNDIENAIGRNLTGFNEEQTNRDLFIKNVVNRLENDSSNNNGTQHFDHKIRDSFDISKQKFNNNMELKNIWMDNYNKNDFFNKTFNHITSYFVCAGIGGGIAAVVTNPLDVIKTRIQTECFNTKGFNFFRVVSNLYYKEGLRSFFKGSLARMALCIPASAVSWGTYETMKRFFKINFNSM from the coding sequence atgAACGAATTATCAGTTAATGACGCGTTTGACGAAATTGAAATGGAATCTTTTGATTTTATTTGGGAAGAATGGGAAGAATATAAGGGTGACATTCCCATGTGGcaacatatattttgtgGTAGCATTGCAGGGTTAATGGAGCATGTTTTTATGTACCCATTGGATACCCTGAAAACTTATATTCAAACAAATGATCGTTTAAAAAGTAAGAAAATGTCTGAAATGTGTAACTTATACAGTTGCACAGGTAATAATAACCATTTTAGTGAATTATGTGTACACAATAATGgtattagtaataatattaatattaatgctCATATTGATAAGAAAAAGTTTTGTTCATCCACTGGATGTGATaactgtatatataataagacATGCTGTTATAACATTTGTAATATGAAGATATTTGGAcggtttaataaaaataatatgcgCAGTATGAACACATTTCAAGGATTAGGGGGAAATAAAAACTTACTAAGtaaatttcattataatttacGTGCAGGAGAAAAAGATGTAGCCCATGTCAAGAACAAACAATTTAGGcaaaataattattgcaataaaatattgaataaGCGTTTAAATAGTAAATGTAATGATAAATATGCTAACTGTAATTATAGGCATATGTCATACGCTTTGAAAGGAGGAAGACGGTATAATTTAATTGTCCGGTCTTCCTTAAAATCAGATGATAGCCCTTCGGCATACAACTGTAAAAATAGAAGGGTTAATTCTTTAATgcataatattaacaaaatggaatataataaattgagAAGAGGTTCTGATAAAAGGAAGGAAAATTTAGGAAATGGAAACACTAACATTGCTGTGAAGAACGCTGTGGTTGGATCATCATCAAATGGTAGTAGTAACAATAAAGATAACAACTGTAATAGGAACAATTgcaatttaaaagaaaagaaagtaTGGCTCTTTTtggataataaaaaagaaaacaatttCCGTAAATGGAAAGAAGTTTTATCAAAGAGCATTTACAAGAAGGATAAAGTAAAAGAAAGTTCTCGAAGAATAAATTACTATAAATATTCGATGAAGAGTAAAagtatgaaaattttaaaacgtATCCCAAATTTTAGTATTCATTTAAAGTTGTTACTACAAAAGGAAGatacaaattatttgaaaCATGGCTATCTTACACGTATgcaaaagaataaaattttattgaacTCAATTttacacaaaaatatactgataaaaaatgaaaaagggaataatacatttctatatattaaaagggGAAATTGTTTAAGTTCTTTGGTGAACAGTATGAAGGAGACACTTATTTGTTCTGTGAAAAAGTGTTACCATTTTAGtagatttaataaaattattaaggtAAAAGATTTTTCTTcaaatttatcttttaagtttttttttcaaaaatttatgtGTGCTGGTGATGCAAACGTGCAAAGGGAAATGTTGaggaattattttaaattgcCTAAAGGCtcagataataataataatagtaagaATAGTAATGGTAGCAATAGTATtacttataataatagttatgGGAATAGTCGTTCTCGTTATTGgaattattataactttAGTAGAACAAATAAGAAAGGGAACACATTTCAGAATTgctatatgaatattttgaatacgttgaaaaataaaaaaaattatatcaacACTTTTGCATACTCTgttcaaaaaatgaaaagtgcCCTCCTAACAAATTTTAGattggaaaaaaatacatcatcattaattttatcaaatGAGGAACGAATGAGAAATAAATGTGCAAATTATTCCAcattatttagaaataataacatttttttaaataatttaatgtatGTTACGAAAAGCAATAATTGTAAAAGTCTGTTTGATAGAAATATTCATTCATCAAACAAACcgaatttttacaaaaattgtAGTAGGAATCGAATTAGTAAcgaatttaataaaaattttaaaagttttaatttttttaaaagtatttttcCAGATATAAAcaatagaataaatattacaacaAGATATAATTGTAgtttaataagaaataatgtGGTGAATTTATACAAAGGAGTAAATGTTGTTATGTTAGGGTGCATTCCGGCACATGCATTGTATTTTTCAACATTTGAATATAGTAAGAAGTATTTTTCAAGTATGAGTACAGGTTACTTTCcagttaatattttaaacagtaatagtaataatagaaGTAGTAgaagtaataaaatagatGGAATAAACTACAAACTAAATgacttaaattattttggTATAGCTGTGTCTGGTTTTCTAGCAACAGTAGCACatgatataattattactcCAATTGATACATTAAAACAAAGGATTCAACtaggaataaataaaaattccttagattctttaaaaattttaagagaAAATGGAATTAGAAGTTTATATTTAAGTTTACCAATAACACTGCTGATGAACATACCTTAtcaaattattatgatatgtactaatgaaaaaatgaaaaaaatttactttgAATATGTATGCAATATGAATGGTgcaagtaaaaataattatgaaaataaatatacgaGTCATAAGGATAGTAACTCAGGAAAGGTGAAAGAAGAGTTCAATGATCTACATAATTCTCAAAATAAGAggcaaaatattaatataataaatgaatataatgaattGAAACGGACTGAAAAATGTGGTAATAATACGAGTAATTCAAATTGTAACATGGAAAAAGTTAGTggaatgaataataaattaatgaagTTTTATATTGATCAAGATTTATATTCTATGAACAATTTTAGTAAGAACAGAGAGAggaaatttttacaaaatgatATTGAAAATGCTATAGGAAGAAACCTAACAGGTTTTAATGAAGAACAAACTAATCGTGACCTTTTCATAAAGAATGTTGTTAATAGATTAGAAAATGATTcgagtaataataatggtacACAACATTTTGATCATAAAATAAGGGATTCGTTCGATATTTcgaaacaaaaatttaataataatatggaattaaaaaatatatggatggataattataataaaaatgatttttttaataaaacgtTTAATCATATTACTTCCTATTTCGTATGTGCAGGAATTGGTGGGGGTATAGCAGCTGTAGTAACAAATCCTCTTgatgtaataaaaacaagaatTCAGACAGAATGTTTTAATACAAAaggttttaatttttttagagtAGTTTCTAATTTGTATTATAAGGAAGGACTACGTTCCTTTTTCAAGGGATCCCTAGCAAGAATGGCCTTGTGTATACCGGCTTCAGCGGTATCGTGGGGAACATATGAAACAATGAAGagatttttcaaaattaactTTAATTCCATGTAg
- the PmUG01_07016600 gene encoding nucleoporin NUP100/NSP100, putative translates to MQNSSSNNLFGSFNNQGNNTNKGIFGNANVQSNLANTDHSSIFGASKTQQSNNALVNKNIFNMSGNSTGLGGSKSIYDNTSSHSNLGNKNIFGSSNVNSISSSQGNMGGNNLFMNSSNQNNLNMKNIFGGTSNINTQGSNLSNKSIFGGLQQNAQNTTSNNLFGNLSSSQTNSGSMFGNLSPGSQNKGNSLFGTSPSSNQTSATSNMFGNASTMNQNKSGGLFGNLQSSNQGTTSSSMFGGLSSSQGKTTAGGNLFGAMSAGVGTGGNTGTNNLFGNSSTVSQNKPGGIFGNLQSPTQSPAGGNIFGNSSTLNQNKGNSLFSAFSTTNQASSTSNMFGNASTMNQNKSGGLFGNLQSSNQGTTNSSMFGGLSSSQGKTTDGSNLFGGMSTSASTPSSNIFGSTSTMNQNKAGGVFGTLQSPTNQSTTSSSSMFGGLSSSQTQLTTGSSLFGGMNTNNTTSSNNIFGNAVGGNQSKTSSNLFGSLSTSTQPASTNLFGGTTSSSQGMTTSSVFSSSVASGATQNKFNNIFGQVSSPNQNTAIPGGTTGIGTSSGSGTTSTLGGVNTTTGTSNIFGNVSSAGSNINNIGDNKNILGTSSGFSVSPTTTSVNPSTIGGGIGLGSNLSTALSQSLNTNLSSVGNATNASGASMFGTLGGGLNATVGANMFDNGNLGTGLTVGTVSPSSTLFLGDKNISGMNMITQETLLVDGKIKDGDLLTQHMNIVKEDVGGRGNLDKLDEDLTIIKRKESIFDKAYDDDIGNEKEQGGVFYNHINLIINDNINDIQKTTFSLLNDYDSYMWDNFKSSIFKNFVDYIVNFKQKKNQKLIKSNVLDLDQHEFQILIWLYNVNSYKIDFIPFKSFYYLLLSDTNLNYSKMLIGNSDNNILFGNFVEINDHYYMNSQSHFFKTQINKHHHDSVLLSRDKNGLAKRNSLLDIDSIYKQNLKDILNSLLNMNLSIMKENFKKREKEEYYENNENSNNESNNNFGNNNINGVGSINSINNINNISGVNNIGNNKDKFICMSNYTYENLLLNYLFGTLQHLHDKFYKIEITNYVSKDLNQVDDYFVDAKSNAIFSYCYDNFYKNEMDKEYCTIHFFFYLTNIMFRCGNYIGLIQIIKNEEFVKNLCIDRYLYDFVILLIRILLLLYNKNNEISILENMNAEIDCCDILKKKINMSNLINFFHSIIYLCVSNIYAYDLLCILFSDIFYKKGNMYINRERKIEMKNIFHYTKKKKRRHVKNYEQDMEVDNSYMKRGRGSKTSEDYYSDDIVSNDNYSGNRNGSRGIRNYSNSNRNSSSNSNRNSSRIRNSSHNINNSNINNHSSINRNSSNNSILNRDVIYQSDSRNCQNDDSNYDKEDSSEYNSEEERETPKSKGKAFFFDMFTNILQKPKKPKEDPFGNIELNEEIDKINRDSMLISNIEILGITNRYAYNFEYCNIETSIWIELTLFVSKNFDLSGSKFQENFDIFDTNLSFYNYDDDNNAFLNDTKYRREKINNKIEKLFTCISSCIIHENKEYFSICSKLKVDDVINNFIVEDGKISEKVKGNISKVLNNNFLLYIKLFYYLLLVGNLYITVAFLSCISNNVQRILLVLTIFLHKNNIFENAQLNNIKTKTLSFLKFQNENTSILDNSHDINDDLQSRSDKMNLVLLSMNNHDIPFDYFLLQNNNINILLKITYLLNLKTNISIKLLKSIVQQNQDILLHENIIGQINNDGNIYYGKLHDFLFLFKNKIKIRKDVKCFFLMYYILYKKKSFHNNMLSKKKSEIDEEYHYKCRNFKFVQNKNINTLNRITIDNSIISVHASILYKISQFYAILAYFANQRKNYIISFICYYILKDEQSAINSLIRIYNDELIYYYHNSDKEYSYIRKCAFRFYHLAKNMWPSNIKLESVESKSYLVMSILLMKRKMYEEAYIIFSSTLIPDNMLEKLSTADYYNIDLSSNFLMTLRELCRKNYRINELVGPTTLHAVVKFLLPIKDKLDAQVIESINYLGKLSF, encoded by the exons atgcaAAATTCTTCGTCGAATAACCTTTTTGGATCCTTTAACAATCAAGGAAATAACACAAATAAGGGTATATTTGGCAATGCAAATGTTCAATCAAATTTGGCAAATACTGATCATTCTTCAATTTTTGGAGCATCAAAAACACAGCAATCAAATAATGCGCtagtaaacaaaaatatatttaatatgagTGGTAATTCCACTGGTTTAGGTGGAAgtaaaagtatatatgaCAACACAAGTAGTCATTCGAACTTAggtaacaaaaatatttttggtAGTTCAAATGTAAATAGTATTAGTAGTAGTCAAGGAAATATGGGtggaaataatttatttatgaattcaagtaatcaaaataatttaaatatgaaaaatatttttggtggtacatcaaatataaatactcAAGGATCAAATTTATCTAATAAAAGCATATTTGGAGGTTTACAACAAAATGCTCAGAATACAACATCAAATAATCTTTTTGGGAATTTATCATCTAGTCAAACAAATTCTGGCAGTATGTTTGGAAATTTGTCACCAGGTAGCCAAAATAAGGGAAATAGTTTATTTGGTACTTCTCCATCTTCTAATCAAACATCAGCTACAAGTAATATGTTTGGGAATGCTTCAACAATGAATCAGAATAAATCGGGTGGGCTTTTTGGAAATTTACAATCCTCCAATCAAGGTACAACAAGTAGTAGCATGTTTGGAGGTTTATCATCAAGTCAGGGAAAGACGACTGCGGGAGGTAATCTTTTTGGAGCTATGTCTGCAGGTGTTGGGACTGGTGGAAACACAGgaacaaataatttatttggaAATTCATCAACAGTGAGTCAGAATAAACCTGGTGGGATTTTTGGTAATTTACAGTCGCCTACTCAAAGTCCAGCAGGTGGTAATATATTTGGAAATTCATCAACATTGAAtcaaaataaaggaaatagTTTATTCAGTGCATTTTCTACAACAAATCAGGCATCATCTACAAGTAATATGTTTGGGAATGCTTCAACAATGAATCAGAATAAATCGGGTGGACTTTTCGGAAATTTACAATCCTCTAATCAAGGTACAACAAATAGTAGCATGTTTGGAGGTTTATCGTCAAGTCAGGGAAAGACCACGGATGGAAGTAACCTTTTCGGAGGAATGTCTACAAGTGCAAGTACACCATCAAGTAATATATTTGGAAGTACATCAACAATGAATCAAAATAAAGCAGGTGGAGTTTTTGGAACACTGCAGTCACCAACGAATCAAAGTACAACAAGTAGTAGTAGCATGTTTGGAGGTTTATCATCAAGTCAAACACAACTTACAACTGGAAGTAGTCTTTTTGGAGGTatgaatacaaataatactacatcatcaaataatatatttggaaATGCAGTAGGAGGTAATCAAAGTAAAACAAGTAGCAACCTTTTTGGATCATTATCAACAAGTACTCAACCTGCAAGTACGAACTTATTTGGTGGAACAACTTCATCAAGTCAAGGTATGACGACAAGTAGTGTTTTTTCCTCCTCTGTGGCCTCAGGAGCTActcaaaataaatttaataatatattcggACAGGTATCAAGTCCAAATCAAAATACAGCAATACCTGGTGGAACAACAGGGATAGGGACTTCTTCTGGAAGTGGGACAACTTCAACATTAGGTGGAGTAAATACTACTACAGGTACAAGTAATATATTTGGAAATGTATCATCTGCAGgtagtaatataaataatataggtgataataagaatatattggGAACATCATCAGGTTTTTCCGTAAGCCCAACAACTACCAGTGTAAATCCAAGTACAATAGGAGGAGGTATAGGTTTAGGATCAAATTTAAGTACAGCATTAAGTCAAAGTTTAAACACAAATTTAAGTAGTGTAGGGAATGCTACAAATGCAAGTGGAGCTAGTATGTTTGGTACTTTAGGTGGGGGATTAAATGCTACTGTTGGTGCAAATATGTTTGATAACGGGAATCTAGGTACAGGTTTAACGGTTGGTACAGTAAGTCCATCGAGTACCCTTTTTTTAggtgataaaaatataagcgGTATGAATATGATTACACAAGAAACACTTTTAGTGGATGGCAAAATAAAAGATGGAGATTTACTAACACAGCACATGAATATAGTTAAAGAAGATGTTGGAGGTAGAGGGAATTTAGATAAATTGGATGAAGATTTAACAATTattaaaaggaaagaaaGTATATTCGATAAAGCATATGATGATGATATTGGAAATGAAAAGGAGCAAGGAGGAGTATTTTATAACCATATTAACTTAAttattaatgataatataaatgatatacaGAAAACAACATTTTCACTATTAAACGACTATGATTCATATATGTGggataattttaaaagtagtatttttaagaattttgTTGATTATATAGTTAATTTtaagcagaaaaaaaatcagAAACTTATAAAAAGCAATGTGTTAGATTTAGATCAACATGAAtttcaaatattaatatgGTTATATAATGTTAATTCGTATAAAATAGACTTTATACCttttaaaagtttttattatttattattaagtgatacaaatttaaattattcaaaaatgcTTATTGGCAATTCTGATAACAATATCTTATTTGGGAATTTTGTTGAAATTAATGatcattattatatgaacTCACAGAGtcattttttcaaaacaCAAATAAATAAGCACCACCATGATAGTGTATTATTAAGTAGGGATAAGAATGGATTGGCGAAAAGGAATAGTTTGCTAGATATAGACTCTATATACAAGCAAAATTTAAAGGATATTCTAAATAGTTTACTAAACATGAACCTGTCCataatgaaagaaaattttaaaaaaagggaaaaagagGAGTATTATGAGAATAATGAAAACAGCAACAATGAAAGTAATAACAACTTTggtaataacaatattaacGGTGTGGGTAGCATTAACAGTATCAacaatattaacaatattagTGGTGTGAACAACATTGGTAATAATAAGGATAAATTTATCTGCATGAGTAACTATACGTATGAAAATTTGTTACTGAACTATCTGTTTGGGACCTTACAACATTTGCATgataaattttacaaaatagaaataacTAATTATGTTTCAAAAGATCTAAACCAAGTAGATGATTATTTTGTTGATGCTAAATCGAACGCAATATTTTCCTACTGTTATGataacttttataaaaatgaaatggaCAAGGAATATTGTactattcattttttcttttatctaACGAATATTATGTTTCGTTGTGGAAATTATATAGGGCTAATtcagataataaaaaatgaagaatttgTGAAGAATCTATGTATTGATAGATACCTATACGATTTTGTAATATTGTTAATAAGGATATTACTTTtactttataataaaaacaatgaaATAAGTATACTTGAAAATATGAATGCTGAAATAGATTGTTgtgatattttaaagaaaaaaattaatatgtcgaatttaattaatttttttcattccattatttatttatgtgtgagtaatatatatgcatacgatttgttatgtattttattttctgatattttttataagaaagGAAATATGTACATCAATAGGGAAAGGAAAATTGAGAtgaagaatatttttcattacaccaagaaaaaaaagaggcgccatgtaaaaaattatgagcAGGATATGGAAGTAGATAACAGTTACATGAAGAGAGGTAGAGGTAGCAAAACGAGCGAGGATTATTACAGTGATGATATTGTTTCTAACGACAACTACAGTGGTAACAGGAACGGTAGTAGGGGTATCCGTAATTATAGCAACAGTAACAGAAATAGCAGTAGCAATAGCAATAGAAATAGCAGCAGAATTCGTAATAGTAGTCATAATATTAACAacagtaatattaataaccaCAGTAGTATTAACcgtaatagtagtaataacagCATTCTTAATCGTGATGTTATCTATCAGAGTGATAGTCGTAATTGTCAGAATGATGACAGTAACTATGATAAAGAGGACAGTAGCGAATATAACAGTGAAGAAGAAAGGGAAACACCAAAAAGTAAGGGgaaagcatttttttttgatatgtTTACAAATATTCTTCAGAAACCAAAAAAGCCCAAAGAGGATCCATTTGGAAATATAgaattaaatgaagaaattgataaaattaatagaGATTCTATGCTTATAAGTAATATTGAAATTTTAGGAATTACGAACAGATATGCATACAATTTTGAATACTGTAATATTGAAACGAGTATATGGATTGAATTAACTTTATttgtttcaaaaaattttgatttaAGTGGAAGCAAGTTTCAAGAAAATTTTGATATCTTTGATACCAATTTAAGTTTTTACAATtatgatgatgataataatgcatttttaaatgatacaaaatatagacgagaaaagataaataataaaatagaaaaattatttacgtGTATTTCTAGTTGTATTATTCATGAAAATaaggaatatttttcaatatgcTCGAAACTTAAAGTAGAtgatgtaataaataattttattgtagaGGACGGAAAAATATCGGAAAAAGTCAAGGGGAATATATCAAAAgtgttaaataataattttcttttatatattaaattattttattatttattattagtaggtaatttgtatataactGTTGCTTTTCTATCATGTATCTCTAACAATGTTCAAAGAATATTGTTAGTTTTGactatatttttacacaaaaataatatttttgaaaatgcgcaattaaataatataaaaacaaaaacattaagctttttaaaatttcaaaatgaaaatacatCTATTTTGGATAACTCTCATGATATTAATGATGATCTGCAGTCAAGATCagataaaatgaatttagTCCTTTTGAGTATGAACAATCATGATATACCCtttgattattttttacttcaaaataataatattaatattttattaaaaataacctatttacttaatttaaaaacaaatataagtattaaattattaaaaagtatagTACAACAAAACCaagatattttattacatgaaAACATAATAGGCCAAATAAACAATGAtgggaatatatattatggaaaattgcatgattttttatttctttttaaaaataagataaaaataaggaaagaTGTAAAATGtttctttttaatgtattatatattatataaaaagaaatcctttcataataatatgttaagcaaaaaaaaaagtgaaattgATGAAGAATACCATTACAAGTgcagaaattttaaatttgtacAGAACAAGAATATTAATACTTTGAATCGAATAACTATAGACAACTCAATTATAAGTGTGCATGcatctattttatataaaatatctcAGTTTTACGCTATTCTGGCCTACTTTGCAAATCAAAGAAAGAACTATATAATATcgtttatttgttattatatactaAAAGATGAACAAAGCGCAATAAATTCATTAATCAGAATTTATAATGACGaacttatatattactatcACAATAGTGATAAAGAGTATAGCTACATACGAAAATGCGCCTTTAGATTTTACCACCTGGCGAAG AACATGTGGCCGtctaatattaaattagaaTCTGTTGAAAGTAAGTCATATCTTGTTATGAGCATTCttttaatgaaaaggaaaatgtatGAGGAggcttatattattttttcatcaaCCTTAATTCCAGATAATATGTTAGAAAAACTGTCCACTGCGGATTACTACAATATTGATTTATCGTCCAACTTTTTGATGACATTGAGAGAGTTatgtagaaaaaattatagg ATAAACGAGTTAGTTGGACCAACGACCCTACATGCTgttgttaaatttttattgcCTATTAAAGATAAATTGGACGCTCAAGTTATTGAGAGTATTAACTATTTAGGTAAATTaagcttttaa
- the PmUG01_07016500 gene encoding conserved Plasmodium protein, unknown function has product MFKMIKTLKLSRLLKFNSSRTKYLNVVFSKHFNTVKNDCMKIDNTYIYNVYKLNDIYYHNLKVINNYDEYFNLVIKNEYFTDYSKIQNKLKESRTTSNDQNVLGELCHKQAVEEQKNNLGTISEGETNENNSKNIITSNDLQVLYFGSYENNISIIFFEKFKSIIEKNKKLQFFFLDVNVCPQCSYNCDITYVPCICLIYKNHIFRKKIEINYESPIDENYLNEFLSNIQQSIDTFHSYNNKFIYTLKKQSNYLNTKYIDIDNQNIHKENWNTY; this is encoded by the coding sequence atgtttAAGATgattaaaacattaaaattgaGTAGATTATTAAAGTTTAACAGCAGCAGGACGAAGTACTTGAATGTAGTATTTTCCAAACACTTTAACACAGTTAAAAATGATTGTATGAAAATTGATAAcacgtatatttataacgTGTACAAactaaatgatatatattatcataatttgAAGGTAATAAATAACTATGATGAATATTTCAATttagttataaaaaatgaatacttCACAGattattcaaaaatacaaaataaattaaaagagaGTAGAACAACAAGCAATGATCAAAATGTACTAGGAGAGTTATGTCATAAACAGGCTGtagaagaacaaaaaaacaatttgGGTACAATTTCCGAAGGGGAaactaatgaaaataattctaaaaatataattacttCTAACGATTTACAGGTGTTATATTTTGGTAGTTATGAAAACAATAttagtattatattttttgaaaagtttaaaagtattattgaaaaaaataaaaagttgcaatttttttttctagatGTTAATGTATGCCCACAGTGCTCGTACAACTGTGATATAACGTATGTACCTTGcatatgtttaatatataaaaatcatatatttaggaaaaaaatagaaattaaTTATGAAAGTCCTATAGATGAAAACTACTTAAATGAGTTCCTTAGTAATATACAGCAAAGCATTGATACTTTTCATTCTTATAACAACAAGTTTATTTacacattaaaaaaacagaGCAATTATTTGAATACAAAGTACATAGATATTGATAatcaaaatattcataaGGAAAACTGGAACACCTACTAG